One Leptospira wolbachii serovar Codice str. CDC genomic region harbors:
- a CDS encoding sensor histidine kinase — protein MPIVHCARPELETSSKKATGGILDLTQVSLENNKVIELSGEWKFYWKNLIHPDVIREKNNLPFLFKQSPSAWNDTQFYGERIGSYGYATYLLQIPLKNPRSDLAIYIPDIGTSYELYVNGKLLTSVGRVGVTEKDVIPKYKPQIILLPESGNYEFVLHVSNFSNRWGGYWFPILFGKAETIFQKKQVQLGFTIAVCIAAALMACYNIVFFLFRKTDVTPLLFSLHCILILLRALTTGERLGHLLLDSLSWDLLNRIEYFSAFCTAPVLYAFLYRFIPNPFWNRFGNLFNAPLYIMCLLTIVAPNSVYAYFLNYLIVYIYLTVVPGWMIILLVAVIKKEKDAIGLFVSYLAIMFANINDTLAAFGIIEGRYLVPYSQIFLIFSHSIIISKRYSNSLSESEHLSVQMKKLVVSSQEIMSSRSYESAAKSALQILSSKIGENEILYIYVPNHSNQSWKLYSIDSYLRFKYENITKAKIESFIGKELSNFYEPITIRERFLIPIVQNEIIQLILDIPANQFLKNDSDLDWAKAISYALVLSIQNITRQDMEKYAIIGEFSSEIAHDIGNHVLLIQKSLELLELDPKNKAEIFRQTKQEVDTLSNLSIDILEVSKNKVILDLKITNVSEFFSSVAEDLSVLFQKSNITFKYENLITSGMFKIDHLRIRRLCLNIAKNSLDLESRVTEFELSIQPEGSTLFLMMQDDGPGMSEEIKRKIFDSKIESNKPHGTGLGLSIVRKIVLAHGGELMITDRPTGGMRFTILLPLV, from the coding sequence TTGCCTATAGTTCATTGTGCACGTCCCGAATTAGAAACATCGAGTAAAAAGGCAACTGGTGGAATCTTGGATCTAACTCAAGTCTCACTTGAAAACAATAAAGTGATCGAACTCTCAGGGGAATGGAAATTCTATTGGAAAAATTTGATCCACCCCGATGTCATACGTGAGAAAAACAATCTACCATTTTTATTCAAACAATCGCCCTCTGCCTGGAACGATACCCAGTTTTATGGCGAAAGAATTGGGAGTTATGGTTATGCAACTTACCTTTTACAGATTCCTTTGAAAAACCCTAGGTCGGACCTTGCCATTTATATACCGGACATTGGAACCTCATACGAACTTTACGTAAACGGAAAATTACTAACATCTGTTGGTCGAGTAGGAGTCACAGAAAAGGATGTAATTCCAAAGTACAAACCCCAAATAATTCTTTTACCAGAAAGTGGAAATTACGAATTTGTCCTGCATGTCTCAAACTTTAGTAATCGTTGGGGAGGTTATTGGTTCCCCATTCTTTTTGGAAAAGCGGAAACAATATTTCAGAAAAAACAAGTTCAATTAGGGTTTACTATCGCAGTATGTATAGCTGCCGCTCTTATGGCTTGTTATAATATTGTATTTTTTTTGTTCCGTAAAACAGATGTAACACCCTTATTATTTTCGTTACATTGTATATTGATTTTACTTCGAGCTTTGACAACAGGTGAAAGACTTGGGCATTTACTCTTGGATTCTCTCTCTTGGGATCTATTAAATAGAATTGAATACTTTTCAGCATTTTGTACGGCCCCTGTTTTATACGCTTTTTTATACCGATTTATACCCAACCCATTTTGGAATCGATTCGGAAATTTATTCAACGCACCTCTATATATAATGTGTTTGCTGACAATCGTTGCACCAAATTCAGTGTATGCCTATTTTTTGAATTACCTAATTGTTTATATTTATTTAACGGTAGTTCCTGGTTGGATGATTATCTTACTAGTGGCAGTCATTAAAAAAGAAAAAGATGCAATTGGTCTTTTTGTGAGTTACTTAGCCATTATGTTTGCAAATATAAATGATACTTTGGCAGCCTTCGGAATCATTGAAGGCAGATATTTAGTTCCTTACAGTCAAATTTTTTTAATTTTTTCACATTCTATTATCATATCAAAAAGGTATTCAAATTCACTTTCAGAATCAGAACACCTCTCCGTTCAGATGAAAAAATTAGTAGTATCTTCCCAAGAGATTATGTCATCGAGAAGTTATGAATCTGCCGCAAAATCAGCTTTACAAATTCTCTCTTCAAAAATTGGAGAAAATGAAATTTTGTACATTTATGTTCCTAATCATTCTAATCAAAGCTGGAAACTATACTCTATCGATAGTTATTTAAGATTCAAATATGAAAATATTACGAAAGCGAAGATCGAATCATTCATCGGAAAAGAACTGTCAAACTTCTACGAACCAATCACCATAAGGGAAAGGTTCCTTATACCGATTGTGCAAAATGAAATCATTCAGCTGATATTGGATATTCCTGCGAATCAGTTTTTAAAAAATGATTCTGATTTAGATTGGGCAAAAGCAATTTCCTATGCCCTAGTTCTTTCGATCCAAAATATAACACGACAGGATATGGAAAAATATGCGATCATAGGAGAATTTTCATCTGAAATTGCGCATGATATAGGAAACCATGTACTGCTCATTCAAAAGAGTTTAGAGTTATTAGAATTAGATCCTAAAAATAAGGCCGAGATTTTCCGGCAGACGAAACAAGAAGTTGATACATTATCGAACTTATCCATCGATATATTGGAAGTTTCAAAAAACAAAGTGATATTGGATTTGAAAATCACCAATGTAAGTGAATTCTTTTCAAGTGTTGCAGAAGATCTTAGTGTTTTGTTCCAGAAGAGTAATATAACATTTAAATATGAGAATTTAATTACATCTGGAATGTTTAAAATTGACCACCTTCGAATCAGACGTTTATGTTTAAACATTGCAAAGAACTCATTAGATTTGGAATCGAGAGTCACAGAATTTGAATTATCAATACAACCGGAAGGTTCAACTCTCTTCCTCATGATGCAAGATGATGGACCAGGGATGAGTGAAGAAATAAAAAGAAAAATATTTGATTCGAAAATTGAATCTAACAAACCTCATGGCACAGGATTGGGTTTATCCATTGTAAGAAAGATCGTGTTGGCCCATGGGGGAGAACTTATGATCACAGACCGACCAACTGGTGGAATGCGTTTTACAATTTTGCTTCCATTGGTTTAA
- a CDS encoding DUF2721 domain-containing protein → MFESFSNSEILSGMITPAVLVSACASLIFSTANRLGRIFDRVNLLKSEVELLLEGKRGFQKERMLYLRKQLSVQKKRAVLIQRSMTFLYLATSLFVISSLTLAITLAFAKEYSWIPTVAAITGGICLFLASALLFYESRYNLTFINLQIEFTEFLEREVQTK, encoded by the coding sequence ATGTTCGAATCGTTTTCCAACTCTGAAATCCTTTCCGGTATGATCACTCCAGCGGTTCTTGTTTCCGCCTGCGCCAGTTTGATATTTTCCACAGCCAACAGACTGGGGCGAATTTTTGATCGTGTGAACCTTTTGAAATCGGAAGTGGAATTACTACTCGAAGGCAAACGAGGTTTTCAAAAAGAAAGAATGCTTTACCTTCGTAAACAACTTTCTGTCCAAAAAAAACGGGCCGTCCTCATCCAACGTTCCATGACGTTTTTGTATTTAGCAACTTCCCTCTTTGTGATTTCGAGCCTGACTTTAGCCATAACTCTTGCCTTTGCCAAAGAGTATTCTTGGATACCAACTGTTGCAGCAATCACTGGTGGGATTTGTTTGTTTCTGGCAAGTGCTCTTCTTTTTTATGAAAGCAGATACAATCTAACATTCATTAATCTACAAATTGAATTTACAGAATTTTTGGAAAGGGAAGTGCAAACAAAGTAG
- a CDS encoding 3-hydroxyacyl-CoA dehydrogenase NAD-binding domain-containing protein, with protein sequence MREIKTVTILGANGAMGSGSAGVIAAFGGAKVYMLARDVEKAKQGIEAAVASVKTDTIRARMIPGSYDADLEKAVAESDWVFELVAESYEVKEPINIRIAKARRPGTIVSTVSSGLSIGRLAKAYDEDGQKHYYGTHFFNPPYKMILCELVTHSGNDKKVTQALGEYLDKVLGRAVVYTNDTPAFAGNRIGFQLMNEVAHFAEKYADKGGIALLDEIMSGYTGRAMGPLATADFVGLDVHKAIVDNIYENTKDEAHETFKLPGYFQKLIDAGKLGMKSGGGLTKVVKHADGKREKFVYNIKTGEYDPYPKFDIPFIKEARQKIKESNYKAAMDVVKTASGFEADIARYFISRYISYSLSLVGEVVDTKENTDGAMGFGFNWVPASAFVDFLGGPKETIKLMEASKIPVPKLLKDAKEGKKFYELGEKLDARSLFKG encoded by the coding sequence ATGAGAGAAATCAAAACTGTCACGATTTTAGGTGCCAATGGAGCCATGGGCTCTGGAAGTGCAGGCGTCATTGCCGCCTTCGGTGGTGCTAAAGTCTATATGCTCGCTAGAGATGTTGAAAAAGCAAAACAGGGTATCGAAGCCGCTGTCGCATCCGTAAAAACGGATACTATTCGCGCTAGAATGATCCCTGGTTCCTACGATGCGGATCTGGAAAAAGCTGTCGCAGAGTCAGATTGGGTATTCGAACTCGTGGCGGAAAGTTACGAAGTCAAAGAACCGATCAATATTCGTATTGCGAAGGCTCGTCGTCCCGGAACCATCGTGTCCACAGTGTCTTCTGGTCTTTCCATCGGTCGTTTGGCAAAAGCCTACGATGAAGATGGCCAAAAACATTACTACGGAACGCATTTTTTCAACCCTCCTTATAAAATGATCCTTTGTGAACTAGTCACTCACTCTGGAAACGATAAAAAAGTTACACAAGCGTTAGGTGAATACCTAGACAAAGTTTTAGGCCGTGCTGTTGTTTATACAAACGACACTCCTGCCTTTGCTGGAAACCGCATTGGGTTTCAGTTGATGAACGAAGTGGCTCACTTTGCAGAAAAGTATGCTGACAAAGGTGGAATCGCACTTCTCGACGAAATCATGTCTGGTTACACAGGTCGCGCTATGGGACCTCTGGCAACTGCTGACTTCGTGGGACTTGATGTTCACAAAGCCATCGTAGACAATATCTACGAAAATACAAAAGACGAAGCACACGAAACATTCAAACTTCCTGGTTACTTCCAAAAGTTAATCGATGCTGGTAAACTCGGTATGAAAAGTGGCGGTGGTCTCACTAAAGTGGTAAAACACGCTGACGGAAAACGTGAGAAATTTGTTTATAATATCAAAACTGGTGAGTACGATCCGTATCCAAAATTTGATATTCCTTTTATCAAAGAAGCTCGCCAAAAAATCAAAGAGTCTAACTACAAAGCCGCAATGGATGTAGTAAAAACTGCAAGTGGTTTCGAAGCAGACATTGCTCGTTATTTCATTTCACGTTACATCAGTTATTCGCTTTCACTCGTTGGTGAAGTTGTGGATACAAAAGAAAACACTGACGGTGCGATGGGTTTCGGTTTTAACTGGGTTCCAGCGTCTGCTTTCGTGGATTTCCTTGGTGGCCCCAAAGAAACAATTAAGCTGATGGAAGCGTCTAAGATACCAGTTCCCAAACTTTTAAAAGATGCAAAAGAAGGCAAAAAGTTTTACGAACTCGGTGAGAAACTGGATGCAAGGTCCCTCTTCAAAGGTTAA
- a CDS encoding acetyl-CoA acetyltransferase yields MSEKVFVLGGEQTDFQRNWTKEGKTFMSMMREVLDDALEKVGISYDEIKRLNKENKVAVFVGNFDAEQYANQGHLGAFLTEVNPALFGVPGARYEAACASGSVALDAAITHIRAEDYDLAIVLGVEVMKTVSSSVGGDFLGTAAYYEKEAKGVQFPFPKLFGKLADVILERYELKEERFMDALAEISRINYANAKRNPKAQTRTWFMNKEHAMARGGDNNMAVGGRLCITDCSQVTDGAAVTLLASKGYAKEYAKKTGRKFDDIPRIKGWGHRVAPITFEAKKLESVGDKYILPWTRQTVKDAYKRADLDVKNIDVFETHDCFTSSEYAAISAFGISEPGKEHIAIEDGTIDFGGKKPINPSGGLIGVGHPVGASGVRMMLDLYKQVTNTAGDYQVKGAKNGLMLNIGGSATTNFVFILGK; encoded by the coding sequence ATGAGTGAAAAAGTATTTGTACTAGGTGGGGAACAAACCGACTTCCAACGCAACTGGACCAAAGAAGGAAAAACCTTCATGTCCATGATGCGTGAAGTATTAGATGATGCTCTTGAAAAAGTTGGCATCAGCTACGATGAAATCAAACGATTGAATAAAGAAAACAAAGTGGCTGTTTTTGTTGGTAACTTCGATGCAGAACAGTATGCCAACCAAGGCCACTTAGGTGCTTTCCTTACAGAAGTAAACCCTGCTCTTTTTGGTGTTCCTGGTGCTCGTTACGAAGCTGCTTGTGCTTCTGGTTCCGTTGCCCTTGATGCTGCCATTACACATATCCGTGCTGAAGATTACGATCTAGCGATCGTTCTTGGTGTGGAAGTGATGAAAACAGTTTCTTCTTCTGTGGGTGGAGACTTTCTCGGAACTGCTGCTTACTATGAAAAAGAAGCGAAAGGAGTTCAATTTCCTTTCCCAAAACTTTTTGGAAAACTAGCAGACGTTATCTTGGAACGTTACGAACTCAAAGAAGAACGTTTTATGGATGCTCTTGCTGAAATTTCTCGTATCAACTACGCTAACGCAAAACGTAACCCGAAAGCACAAACTCGCACATGGTTCATGAATAAAGAACATGCAATGGCTCGCGGTGGAGATAACAATATGGCTGTGGGTGGAAGACTTTGTATCACTGACTGTTCCCAAGTAACAGACGGTGCTGCAGTGACTCTCCTTGCTTCCAAAGGTTATGCAAAAGAATACGCAAAAAAAACAGGCCGCAAGTTCGACGATATCCCTCGCATCAAAGGTTGGGGACACCGTGTGGCACCAATTACTTTTGAAGCAAAAAAACTAGAATCCGTTGGGGACAAATACATCCTTCCATGGACTCGCCAAACAGTAAAAGATGCTTACAAACGTGCTGACTTAGATGTAAAAAACATTGATGTGTTTGAAACACATGACTGTTTCACTTCTTCTGAGTATGCTGCTATCTCTGCGTTTGGAATTTCTGAACCAGGAAAAGAACATATCGCGATCGAAGACGGAACGATTGACTTTGGTGGTAAAAAACCGATCAATCCATCCGGTGGACTGATCGGTGTGGGTCACCCAGTAGGTGCGTCCGGGGTTCGTATGATGCTCGACCTCTACAAACAAGTGACAAACACGGCAGGGGACTACCAAGTAAAAGGTGCTAAAAATGGCCTGATGCTCAACATCGGTGGTTCTGCGACTACGAACTTCGTGTTCATCTTAGGTAAGTAG
- a CDS encoding OsmC family protein, producing the protein MTNAKPKMSFHVETSRVDSHSSVSLCKSAEIVLDTDMAGNPNAFNPAELLLSALSACIIKGVERVTPILHFQLKGIQVIVDGVRQDVPPKMESIRYQIIVDTEESDERLHLLHENIKKYGTVFNTIAPGTDLAGEIRRK; encoded by the coding sequence ATGACAAACGCAAAACCAAAAATGAGTTTCCATGTAGAAACCTCAAGAGTTGATTCACATTCGAGTGTATCTTTATGTAAGTCGGCAGAGATTGTCTTAGATACGGATATGGCGGGAAATCCCAATGCGTTTAACCCTGCCGAGTTATTACTCTCTGCACTTTCGGCCTGTATCATTAAAGGCGTGGAAAGAGTGACACCCATCCTTCATTTTCAGTTGAAAGGAATCCAAGTCATCGTAGATGGGGTTCGTCAGGATGTTCCTCCCAAAATGGAATCCATCCGGTACCAAATCATTGTGGATACAGAGGAATCAGATGAGCGCCTGCACCTGTTACATGAAAATATAAAAAAATATGGAACTGTGTTTAACACCATTGCCCCAGGGACCGATTTGGCTGGTGAAATTCGCAGAAAATAA
- a CDS encoding methyl-accepting chemotaxis protein, with protein MRKNLPITDTEIEFQEGTKITSKTDLKGIITYVNEDFLRVSGYTEEELIGQPHNLIRHPNMPIAAFQDLWDTIKAQNSWVGVVKNRCKNGDYYWVDANVSPIYEDGKHIGYMSVRTKATKDQIHNAETLYGKMNSGTWKPKTNVGIIATLSSQTIFLIQTIVSGTLLILFSQKTNSGLVFLSNPMVSILGFLLFSLVTTIGYFKIRKNKKSFLKVKEYLENLYNGLLKFDVVLENGGDYAEILSLIKKTQFEFRGMISQLIGNAEIVKTQIKALTYAVEHIHVAFQELSKAMFSLADSSIVTRESSDCIFQEMDSLNQLICNIRNESNTVQSESTEAYEFSLVGKNRSDKAMTQFLKAKSQIFKTSETIKDLGEKTKAIRKITETITAISEKTNLLSLNASIESARAGDAGKGFAVVAGEVGKLAEQSNKSAKEISSFITELTAKILQTVADIQEGLTEVEVGSLEFETVQVEMDKILKNAEETKISAEKINGSTEGTESMSGSVLGNMEKIQTQLINTSAIVEELSAAANEQKQTVAAIEESITNLAQVADRLDSVAFRFQF; from the coding sequence ATGCGCAAGAATCTGCCCATTACTGATACAGAAATCGAATTCCAAGAAGGAACCAAGATCACTTCCAAAACAGATCTAAAAGGGATCATCACCTATGTGAATGAGGATTTTTTGCGCGTCAGTGGGTATACGGAAGAAGAACTAATTGGACAACCGCACAACCTGATCCGCCACCCCAATATGCCAATTGCTGCGTTCCAAGATTTATGGGATACAATTAAGGCCCAAAATTCTTGGGTGGGTGTTGTGAAGAACCGTTGTAAAAACGGAGATTACTACTGGGTTGATGCAAATGTTTCCCCTATCTATGAAGATGGAAAACATATTGGCTATATGTCGGTACGGACCAAAGCCACGAAAGACCAAATCCATAATGCCGAAACATTGTATGGTAAAATGAATTCTGGAACTTGGAAACCCAAGACAAATGTTGGAATCATCGCTACTTTATCTTCCCAAACTATTTTTCTTATACAAACAATTGTAAGTGGAACTCTCTTGATTTTATTTTCGCAAAAAACAAATTCTGGTTTGGTTTTTCTTTCTAATCCTATGGTATCTATATTAGGATTTCTTTTGTTTTCCCTCGTGACAACCATTGGATATTTCAAGATCAGAAAAAACAAAAAATCATTCTTAAAGGTAAAGGAATACCTTGAGAATTTATACAATGGTCTCCTGAAGTTTGACGTGGTTTTAGAAAATGGAGGGGATTATGCAGAGATCCTTTCATTGATTAAAAAAACTCAATTTGAATTTAGAGGAATGATTTCTCAATTAATTGGGAATGCTGAAATTGTAAAAACTCAAATCAAAGCCCTCACTTATGCAGTGGAACATATTCATGTCGCATTTCAAGAGTTATCCAAGGCAATGTTTTCTTTGGCAGATTCGAGTATTGTCACTCGTGAAAGTTCAGATTGTATTTTCCAAGAAATGGATTCCTTAAACCAACTAATCTGTAATATACGAAATGAATCTAATACAGTACAATCGGAATCCACGGAAGCATACGAATTTTCCTTAGTAGGAAAAAACCGTTCCGATAAAGCAATGACTCAGTTTCTAAAAGCGAAGAGTCAAATTTTTAAAACTTCTGAAACCATTAAAGATTTAGGTGAGAAAACAAAGGCCATCAGGAAAATCACAGAAACCATCACTGCCATTTCTGAAAAAACAAACTTACTTTCGTTAAATGCATCCATTGAGTCGGCAAGGGCAGGTGATGCAGGAAAAGGATTTGCTGTGGTTGCTGGGGAAGTGGGAAAACTTGCCGAACAATCTAATAAATCGGCAAAAGAAATATCTTCCTTCATTACCGAACTTACTGCAAAGATTTTGCAAACAGTTGCAGATATCCAAGAAGGTCTAACTGAAGTAGAAGTGGGTTCTCTCGAATTTGAAACGGTTCAAGTCGAGATGGATAAAATCTTAAAGAATGCAGAAGAAACTAAAATTAGTGCGGAGAAGATCAATGGCTCCACAGAAGGGACGGAGTCCATGTCTGGAAGTGTTCTCGGAAATATGGAAAAGATCCAAACCCAACTCATCAATACCTCTGCCATTGTGGAGGAGTTGTCTGCCGCTGCCAACGAACAAAAACAAACCGTCGCCGCCATTGAAGAGTCCATTACGAACTTAGCCCAAGTGGCCGATCGACTGGATTCTGTGGCCTTCCGATTTCAATTTTAA
- a CDS encoding SpoIIE family protein phosphatase, translating to MEKGRKVGSGDNAKRETLFWDLTLKLEAFTHTVPVPFAVYYAIITQKMEPEHWRIFIALCVFFATGIGLLGTFIRHLLLKYLYAKIERIPVPSFGVSSLSKEEFEYARSVKILLFRYPLVEAILIVIRWLSGVIPISLLFFYLVAYMPSVVRSAIFTFAMIAPISFVTYYFISENSIRRLFDLPQIKNIELQEKDIPKFNYFSRILVAFFSLAALPFVIFSYILYSLAMGEIAVKDPMIPIVTVSFIFIIPLVVCSYVVAKSVNEGLNETSRSLGELAKGNFDVVVTPKSSDDFAKQAFYLNSVITKLKGMYEEIRNLNEGLEEKVTLRTNELNQSLQDISNLKIQQDGDYYLTYQLLNPLAIKDVESTQLEVDHLVRQKKVFEYKNRRYDIGGDINISHSIVLQNRKFLLFANADAMGKSMQGAGGALVFGAVFQSIVQRTKTDPRYQMISPADWLKTNLQEMHLIFEAFDGTMLVSLTMGLLEEDTGRLFFLNAEHPPIVLYRKGKAEYLQADVSYRKLGTLGAMPIQNIMEFQLQSEDVIIIGSDGKDDLLRLDAMGKPEVNSDEQFFLALVESTQGNLLAITKLIESSGQVIDDISLIRIGYLPKTKQ from the coding sequence ATGGAGAAAGGCAGAAAGGTAGGATCAGGTGACAACGCGAAACGAGAAACTCTTTTCTGGGATCTTACCCTTAAACTCGAAGCGTTCACGCACACAGTACCAGTCCCCTTTGCTGTATACTATGCTATCATCACTCAGAAAATGGAACCAGAGCATTGGCGGATCTTCATTGCCCTTTGTGTTTTTTTTGCTACCGGCATTGGTCTGCTTGGAACATTTATTCGCCACCTCCTCTTAAAATACCTATACGCAAAAATTGAGAGAATCCCAGTTCCGTCTTTTGGAGTCTCTTCATTATCTAAAGAGGAATTCGAATATGCAAGATCTGTTAAAATACTTCTTTTCCGTTACCCCCTAGTCGAAGCCATTCTAATCGTTATACGCTGGTTATCTGGTGTGATACCTATCAGTCTTTTGTTTTTTTATTTGGTGGCCTATATGCCATCGGTAGTTCGATCTGCAATCTTTACCTTTGCGATGATTGCACCAATATCTTTTGTAACCTATTATTTTATTTCCGAAAATTCCATTCGTCGTCTTTTCGATCTTCCCCAAATCAAAAATATAGAACTACAGGAAAAGGACATTCCCAAGTTTAACTATTTTTCTCGGATACTTGTAGCTTTTTTTAGTTTGGCGGCCCTTCCCTTTGTTATCTTTTCTTATATTCTCTATTCGCTTGCTATGGGAGAAATCGCTGTAAAAGATCCAATGATTCCCATTGTCACTGTATCATTTATTTTCATCATTCCCCTGGTAGTATGTTCTTATGTAGTGGCTAAGTCAGTAAATGAAGGACTAAACGAAACCAGCAGATCCTTAGGAGAACTGGCCAAAGGAAATTTTGATGTAGTTGTCACTCCTAAATCCAGTGACGATTTCGCCAAACAAGCGTTTTATCTCAACTCGGTGATTACAAAATTGAAAGGAATGTATGAAGAAATTAGAAACCTAAACGAAGGATTAGAAGAAAAAGTAACTTTAAGAACAAATGAATTAAATCAATCCTTACAAGACATCAGCAACCTAAAAATCCAACAGGATGGCGATTATTACCTCACCTATCAATTGCTAAATCCACTTGCAATCAAAGACGTGGAAAGTACCCAGTTGGAAGTGGATCATTTAGTTCGACAGAAAAAAGTATTCGAATACAAAAATAGAAGGTACGATATTGGCGGCGATATCAACATTTCCCATTCTATAGTTTTACAAAATAGAAAGTTTCTACTTTTTGCGAATGCTGATGCTATGGGTAAGTCCATGCAAGGAGCTGGTGGCGCATTAGTATTTGGAGCCGTATTTCAGTCCATTGTTCAAAGAACAAAAACAGATCCAAGATACCAAATGATCAGCCCAGCAGACTGGTTAAAAACAAATCTCCAAGAGATGCATTTGATCTTTGAGGCATTTGATGGAACTATGCTTGTTTCTCTCACCATGGGTCTTTTGGAAGAAGATACGGGAAGGTTATTTTTTTTGAATGCCGAACATCCGCCCATAGTTTTGTATAGGAAGGGAAAAGCAGAATATCTTCAGGCAGATGTTTCCTACAGAAAACTAGGAACTTTAGGCGCTATGCCCATCCAAAATATAATGGAATTCCAACTCCAATCGGAAGATGTAATCATTATAGGATCGGATGGAAAGGACGATTTGTTACGTTTAGATGCTATGGGGAAACCAGAAGTGAATTCAGATGAACAGTTTTTTTTGGCTCTCGTTGAATCCACACAAGGCAACTTACTCGCCATCACAAAACTCATCGAATCCTCGGGGCAAGTTATTGATGATATTTCTTTGATCCGAATCGGTTATTTGCCCAAGACAAAGCAGTAA
- a CDS encoding MFS transporter, whose translation MNQTKLKLPIKMGYGSAETGITAVQLFTQIYLLKYYTEIVGLNSSLAGIALSISVLWDAVSDPLMGRISDHTHTKWGRRRPYILLGGVLLSLAVLLLFSPPHLTTQLGKFAYLLTVYLFVNTAMTIISVPHIALGGELSFERNERTSIFGWRLFFSNIGMLIGMIVPAAILQSLGDESSKDNIITSRTIAGEIVSLVILFSSITTFLVTRGKDNMRNHTKQRIPFLTAFVSVLKNKMFLILLFAFIIATIGRTFNSAIALYYYEYRLGLKESLVVINILLPFFLVLILSIGFWVWIAKKIGKKIPAFLGVFGLGLLTVIVYPLFPYGELRPPLIAAFVGGICAGSILIMDSILTDVVDYDEFKTGEKREGLYFGIWKMGVKFSQAFGIALTGFLLDAIGFQNGTTTQSQEVGFRLAMIFGPGVGFFFILGSILFLFFPLSDEKHIQVQRILLKRNTKRTKVQGTLSI comes from the coding sequence ATGAACCAAACAAAACTTAAGCTCCCAATCAAAATGGGATATGGATCGGCAGAAACTGGTATAACGGCCGTTCAACTTTTTACACAAATTTATCTACTAAAATATTATACAGAAATCGTGGGACTCAATTCTAGTTTGGCCGGGATTGCCTTATCCATATCGGTCCTATGGGATGCAGTAAGCGATCCACTTATGGGTAGGATTTCTGACCATACGCATACAAAATGGGGTCGTAGAAGGCCCTACATTCTTCTTGGCGGGGTTTTACTCTCCCTTGCGGTATTACTCCTCTTCTCACCTCCACACTTGACTACACAACTCGGCAAGTTCGCTTATCTTTTGACTGTGTATCTTTTCGTAAATACTGCAATGACTATCATCTCTGTTCCTCATATTGCTCTAGGTGGCGAACTTAGTTTTGAAAGAAACGAAAGGACATCTATCTTTGGATGGAGATTATTCTTTAGCAATATTGGAATGCTGATTGGAATGATTGTACCTGCTGCCATTTTACAATCTTTAGGTGATGAATCTTCCAAAGATAATATCATAACATCCAGAACCATAGCCGGAGAAATTGTATCCCTTGTAATTTTGTTTTCCTCTATCACTACCTTTCTTGTGACCAGGGGAAAAGACAATATGAGAAATCACACAAAACAAAGGATTCCCTTCCTTACTGCATTTGTATCTGTATTAAAAAACAAAATGTTTCTTATTTTACTTTTTGCCTTTATCATTGCTACAATTGGAAGGACATTTAATTCAGCAATTGCCCTCTATTATTATGAATATAGGTTGGGTCTCAAAGAATCACTTGTGGTCATCAACATCCTCTTGCCATTTTTTCTCGTCCTTATCCTTTCTATAGGATTCTGGGTTTGGATCGCCAAAAAAATTGGGAAAAAGATCCCAGCCTTTTTAGGAGTATTTGGACTTGGCCTTCTGACCGTTATTGTTTACCCTCTCTTCCCTTACGGAGAATTACGCCCTCCTCTCATTGCAGCTTTCGTAGGTGGGATCTGTGCCGGCTCCATCCTCATCATGGACTCTATCCTTACCGATGTTGTGGACTATGATGAATTCAAAACTGGAGAAAAAAGAGAAGGTTTGTATTTCGGAATTTGGAAGATGGGAGTTAAGTTTTCACAAGCTTTTGGAATTGCGCTTACCGGTTTTTTACTCGATGCCATTGGATTCCAAAACGGCACTACCACCCAATCACAAGAGGTGGGATTTCGTCTTGCGATGATCTTTGGTCCTGGCGTGGGATTCTTTTTTATTTTAGGTTCTATTCTCTTTCTATTTTTTCCATTAAGTGATGAAAAACACATCCAAGTCCAAAGAATCTTATTGAAACGTAATACAAAGAGAACCAAGGTACAAGGAACCTTATCTATATGA